The Azospirillum baldaniorum genome contains a region encoding:
- a CDS encoding methanol/ethanol family PQQ-dependent dehydrogenase, whose amino-acid sequence MPARAIAAPAASPPDDGNWVMAAKNYTSTRYSELDEIDTNTVRDLQVSFTFSTGVVRGHEAAPLVVNDTMYVVTPYPNKLYALDLTKPGAPAKWTFEPRPAASAQGVACCDYVNRGPAFADGRIFINTLDAQTVAVDAETGREVWRTKLGDINKGETMTMAPLVVKGKVLVGNAGGEFGVRGWITALDAGTGKIVWRAYNTGPDQDVLIGDDYKPFYDKEKGKDLGVGTWPPNAWEIGGGTVWGWISYDPELDLIYHGTGNPGPWNPEQRPGDNKWTGGIFARNPDTGQARWFYQAVPHDLYDYDGINELILLDLPWQGQPRKVLIRPERNGYLYVIDRSSGEVLAADPYFPANSTKGVDLKTGLIEYNEEKHPRVGKVVRDICPTAPGAKDWNPSAFSPKTGNVYIPHNNLCMDWESVEANYIAGTPYVGANVKMYAGPGGHRGTFTAWDPAQRRKVWELKEDLPLWSGALATAGGLVFYGTMDGWFKAVDAGSGELLWRFKTGSGIIGQPISYRGPDGRQYIAILSGVGGWAGAIVAGDLDPHDASAAKGFVNAVSDLPQRTTKGGMLYVFALPQRR is encoded by the coding sequence GTGCCCGCCAGAGCCATTGCCGCTCCGGCGGCCTCGCCGCCCGACGATGGCAATTGGGTGATGGCCGCCAAGAACTACACCAGCACCCGCTACAGCGAACTGGACGAGATCGACACGAACACCGTTCGTGACCTCCAGGTTTCCTTCACCTTCTCCACCGGTGTCGTGCGCGGGCATGAGGCGGCACCGCTGGTGGTGAACGACACCATGTATGTGGTGACCCCCTATCCCAACAAACTCTACGCTCTCGACCTCACCAAGCCCGGCGCTCCCGCCAAATGGACGTTCGAGCCCAGACCGGCCGCCTCCGCGCAGGGGGTCGCCTGCTGCGATTACGTGAACCGCGGGCCTGCCTTCGCCGACGGCCGGATCTTCATCAACACGCTGGACGCCCAGACCGTCGCCGTGGACGCGGAGACGGGGAGGGAGGTGTGGCGCACCAAGCTCGGCGACATCAACAAGGGCGAGACCATGACCATGGCGCCCCTGGTGGTGAAAGGGAAGGTGCTGGTCGGCAACGCGGGTGGGGAGTTCGGGGTGCGCGGCTGGATCACCGCGCTCGATGCCGGGACGGGCAAGATTGTCTGGCGTGCCTACAACACCGGCCCCGATCAGGACGTGTTGATCGGGGACGATTACAAACCCTTCTACGACAAGGAAAAGGGCAAGGACCTCGGCGTCGGCACATGGCCGCCCAACGCCTGGGAGATCGGCGGCGGCACGGTCTGGGGCTGGATCAGCTACGACCCCGAGCTTGACCTGATCTACCACGGCACCGGCAATCCCGGCCCCTGGAACCCGGAGCAGAGGCCCGGCGACAACAAATGGACCGGCGGCATCTTCGCCCGCAACCCCGATACCGGGCAGGCCCGCTGGTTCTATCAGGCGGTGCCCCACGATCTGTACGACTACGACGGCATCAACGAGCTGATTCTGCTCGACCTGCCCTGGCAGGGGCAGCCCCGCAAGGTGCTGATCCGGCCGGAGCGCAACGGCTATCTCTACGTCATCGACCGCAGCAGCGGGGAGGTGCTGGCCGCCGACCCCTATTTCCCGGCCAACAGCACCAAGGGCGTGGACCTGAAGACCGGCCTGATTGAATACAACGAGGAGAAGCATCCGCGCGTCGGCAAGGTGGTGCGCGACATCTGCCCGACCGCGCCGGGCGCCAAGGACTGGAACCCGTCCGCCTTCTCGCCGAAGACCGGGAACGTCTACATTCCGCACAACAACCTGTGCATGGATTGGGAGAGCGTCGAGGCGAACTACATCGCCGGCACGCCCTATGTCGGCGCCAACGTCAAGATGTACGCCGGCCCCGGCGGCCACCGCGGCACCTTCACCGCCTGGGACCCCGCACAGCGCAGGAAGGTTTGGGAACTCAAGGAGGACTTGCCGCTGTGGTCCGGTGCGCTGGCGACCGCCGGCGGCCTCGTCTTCTACGGAACCATGGACGGGTGGTTCAAGGCGGTGGACGCCGGCAGCGGGGAGCTGCTGTGGCGGTTCAAAACCGGGTCCGGGATCATCGGGCAGCCGATCAGCTACCGCGGGCCCGACGGGCGGCAGTACATCGCCATCCTGTCGGGCGTGGGCGGCTGGGCCGGCGCCATCGTGGCCGGCGATCTCGACCCCCACGACGCCAGCGCCGCCAAGGGCTTCGTCAACGCCGTCTCCGACCTGCCGCAGCGGACCACCAAGGGAGGGATGCTCTATGTCTTCGCTCTCCCGCAGCGCCGTTAG
- a CDS encoding MFS transporter has product MKSRHRSNQQKRSLVGACLAHALHDGYTDALYVFLPVWQAQFGLSYAALAIVRALYSGTMGGLQIPANRALRGLSPRAALILSTVLALTGLLIMASPFGFAGLCIGLVVAGVGSSIQHPCGSMLVTVSYGAASRHPLGIYNFSGDLGKAALPALVAVLLPTLGWQPVLGLMAVLGIALSVVLVPLVPAAPSPGPPRRRRLPARAAAASAF; this is encoded by the coding sequence ATGAAATCAAGACATCGCAGCAATCAACAAAAGAGAAGTCTGGTGGGGGCATGCCTCGCCCACGCGCTGCACGACGGGTACACCGACGCTCTCTATGTCTTCCTGCCGGTATGGCAGGCGCAGTTCGGCCTTTCCTATGCGGCGCTTGCCATCGTCCGCGCTCTCTATTCCGGGACGATGGGTGGCCTGCAAATCCCGGCCAACCGGGCCCTCCGCGGCTTGTCGCCGCGAGCGGCGTTGATCCTGTCGACCGTCCTCGCATTGACGGGCTTGCTGATCATGGCGTCGCCGTTCGGCTTTGCGGGTCTTTGCATCGGCCTCGTGGTGGCCGGCGTCGGATCGAGCATCCAGCACCCATGTGGGTCCATGCTCGTCACCGTGAGTTACGGCGCGGCATCGCGACACCCGCTCGGCATCTACAACTTTTCGGGCGATCTTGGAAAAGCCGCGCTGCCGGCACTCGTCGCGGTGCTGCTGCCGACTCTCGGCTGGCAGCCGGTGCTGGGGCTGATGGCGGTGCTTGGAATCGCCCTGTCGGTCGTCCTGGTGCCGCTGGTGCCGGCGGCCCCCTCACCAGGACCGCCAAGACGGAGGCGGCTTCCGGCCAGGGCCGCGGCGGCTTCGGCATTCTGA
- a CDS encoding LysR substrate-binding domain-containing protein, protein MRRLPPLNALRIFEVAARTGSYAEAGAELGLTHGAVSRQIAALESWLGQRLFMKDGRRMVATPMARIFAAEVGLSFDRLAVAAEACGRPDARRILRVSAPTSFAMRWLIPRLNRYHADHPQVEVAVTTVSTVLEELRGGVDVAIRRGVARDDAWPHHRVVPVLDDVDTLIMSPALFAQRPILKPADIEGHTLLASETRAGDWANWLEAAGLEHPAGHPRQIFDHFFVTRQAVEDGLGIGIGPLPMLEIDVANGRLMTPLPEIRVPRTGYVALIPRQAAPGNLVAGFVDWLAGEARGSR, encoded by the coding sequence ATGCGCCGCCTTCCCCCCTTGAATGCCTTGCGCATTTTCGAGGTTGCGGCTCGGACCGGCAGCTATGCCGAAGCCGGGGCCGAACTCGGCCTCACCCATGGCGCGGTAAGCCGCCAGATCGCTGCGCTCGAAAGCTGGCTCGGGCAGAGGCTTTTCATGAAGGACGGGCGCCGCATGGTCGCGACGCCGATGGCGAGAATTTTCGCCGCCGAGGTCGGCCTTTCCTTCGATCGCCTGGCTGTCGCGGCGGAAGCGTGTGGCCGGCCCGACGCGCGCCGCATCTTGCGTGTCAGCGCCCCGACCAGCTTCGCGATGCGCTGGCTGATCCCGCGCCTCAACCGGTACCACGCCGATCATCCGCAGGTCGAAGTCGCGGTTACCACGGTTTCGACCGTGCTTGAGGAATTGCGCGGTGGGGTCGACGTGGCGATCCGGCGCGGCGTTGCCCGGGACGATGCATGGCCTCACCATCGCGTCGTCCCGGTGCTGGATGATGTGGATACGCTGATCATGAGCCCGGCGCTGTTCGCGCAACGGCCGATCCTGAAGCCCGCCGACATCGAGGGACATACGCTGCTTGCAAGCGAAACCCGCGCCGGTGATTGGGCGAACTGGCTGGAGGCGGCAGGGCTCGAACACCCTGCCGGGCATCCCCGCCAGATATTTGATCACTTTTTCGTGACCCGTCAGGCGGTGGAAGATGGGCTTGGCATTGGGATCGGCCCGTTGCCAATGCTCGAGATCGACGTTGCCAACGGAAGGCTGATGACGCCGCTGCCGGAGATCCGGGTGCCGAGGACGGGTTACGTCGCGCTTATTCCACGTCAGGCCGCTCCCGGAAACCTGGTTGCCGGCTTCGTCGACTGGCTTGCCGGAGAAGCGCGGGGATCACGATGA
- a CDS encoding SDR family NAD(P)-dependent oxidoreductase: MSNLKDKSIIVTGAGRGIGATMARALAADGARLIIADRTEEDAKTVAESIRAKGGDAVAVTVDVRDRAAVRRMIDTAVTSFGRLDVLFNNAGVAQTKPFLDITEEDWRFVTDVNALGVLIGMQEAIKTFRAQGGGGKIINTASIAGKQGYEPLAHYSASKFAVVALTQAAARAFGKEKITANAICPGVVATEMWKIIDKGFRDTGLTTAEDEAFNHFAAGAVLGRPSTAEDLVGVARFLASSDSDFMTGQSLLVDGGMVFA; encoded by the coding sequence ATGTCCAACCTCAAGGACAAGAGCATCATCGTCACCGGCGCCGGCCGCGGGATCGGCGCCACCATGGCCCGCGCGCTCGCGGCCGACGGCGCGCGGCTGATCATCGCCGATCGCACGGAGGAGGATGCGAAGACGGTGGCGGAGTCCATCCGCGCGAAGGGTGGCGACGCCGTCGCGGTCACGGTGGACGTCCGCGACCGCGCCGCCGTCCGCCGCATGATCGACACGGCCGTCACCTCCTTCGGACGCCTCGACGTCCTCTTCAACAACGCGGGCGTCGCCCAGACCAAGCCTTTTCTCGATATCACGGAGGAGGATTGGCGTTTCGTCACCGACGTCAACGCGCTGGGCGTGCTGATCGGCATGCAGGAGGCGATCAAGACCTTCCGCGCGCAAGGCGGGGGTGGAAAGATCATCAACACCGCCTCCATCGCCGGGAAGCAGGGGTACGAACCGCTTGCCCATTACTCGGCCAGCAAGTTCGCGGTGGTTGCCTTGACCCAGGCGGCCGCGCGCGCCTTCGGCAAGGAGAAGATCACCGCCAACGCGATCTGCCCCGGCGTCGTCGCGACGGAGATGTGGAAGATCATCGACAAGGGCTTCCGCGACACCGGCCTGACGACGGCCGAGGACGAGGCGTTCAACCATTTCGCGGCCGGGGCCGTGCTGGGCCGTCCTTCGACGGCGGAGGATCTGGTGGGGGTGGCGCGCTTCCTCGCCTCGTCCGATTCCGACTTCATGACCGGCCAATCCCTGCTGGTCGACGGCGGGATGGTCTTCGCCTGA
- a CDS encoding cytochrome c oxidase subunit 3, whose protein sequence is MSERHFVRDVSDLPTHGHGPSTLTWWGTMGFMLIEGFAFVLAGFTYLYIMMQFRHWPPGMPPPDMTWGTLMTAALLLSLVPNVWAKRVGEASDLRGTRRAVLVMLAVGLVTLGIRWFEFTVLNALWDSNAYGSILWTILGLHTVHLLTDVGDTAVLAVLMLTRHGKDPRRMGDVTDNALYWNFVVGAWVPIYALLYLVPRFA, encoded by the coding sequence ATGAGCGAGCGGCATTTCGTCCGAGACGTGTCCGACCTGCCCACCCACGGCCACGGGCCGAGCACCCTGACCTGGTGGGGCACGATGGGCTTCATGCTGATCGAGGGCTTCGCCTTCGTGCTAGCCGGCTTCACCTACCTCTACATCATGATGCAGTTCCGGCATTGGCCGCCGGGCATGCCCCCGCCCGATATGACCTGGGGCACGCTGATGACCGCGGCTCTCCTGCTGAGTCTGGTTCCCAACGTCTGGGCCAAGCGGGTGGGCGAGGCATCGGACCTGCGCGGCACGCGCCGCGCCGTGCTGGTGATGCTGGCGGTCGGTCTCGTCACGCTGGGCATCCGCTGGTTCGAGTTCACGGTGCTGAACGCGCTGTGGGACAGCAACGCCTACGGCTCCATCCTCTGGACGATCCTCGGCCTGCACACCGTTCACCTGCTGACCGACGTGGGCGACACGGCGGTGCTGGCCGTCCTGATGCTCACCAGGCACGGCAAGGACCCCCGGCGCATGGGCGACGTCACCGACAACGCCCTGTATTGGAACTTCGTGGTCGGCGCCTGGGTTCCCATCTACGCGCTGCTCTACCTCGTCCCACGGTTCGCGTGA
- a CDS encoding MFS transporter: protein MGYLLFLPFLIHGQGGDSATVGIALALLFIGGAFGKATCSRLGERLGVVGSVMLTEAATALLITATLLTPLTPTLILLPLLGIVLNGTSSVLYGTVPELSDGDTGRAFAVFYTSVIGSGGVAPILYGAIADHSTQTIGVLASAATAALIVPLVLTLRPHLSNSTAGPYGQAGVSRHRS from the coding sequence ATGGGCTATCTGCTGTTTCTGCCCTTCCTCATCCATGGACAGGGTGGAGACTCGGCGACGGTCGGAATCGCGCTCGCCCTGCTGTTCATCGGCGGTGCGTTCGGAAAGGCGACGTGCAGCCGGCTCGGGGAGCGGCTGGGGGTCGTCGGCAGCGTCATGCTGACCGAAGCCGCAACGGCCTTGCTGATCACGGCGACGCTGCTCACGCCGTTGACGCCGACGCTCATCCTGCTGCCGCTGCTCGGCATCGTGCTCAACGGCACCTCTTCGGTGCTCTACGGCACCGTGCCGGAGCTTTCCGACGGCGATACGGGCCGGGCTTTCGCAGTTTTTTACACGAGTGTGATCGGTTCCGGAGGCGTTGCACCGATCCTTTACGGCGCGATTGCCGATCACAGCACCCAGACGATTGGTGTGCTGGCTTCGGCGGCGACCGCCGCCCTGATCGTTCCGCTTGTCCTGACGCTGAGGCCCCATCTGAGCAACTCCACCGCGGGACCGTACGGGCAGGCCGGCGTCTCCCGGCACCGGAGTTGA
- a CDS encoding c-type cytochrome: protein MSSLSRSAVSLALLGALLLAACEREERSYRGEPVGEVKPGAIVQGTLYAGAPSPPPPQRREYEGNAYHVSEGKRLFEWFNCSGCHAHGGGDIGPPLMDAVWIYGGELENIAATIVEGRPNGMPSFRNKIPDQQLWQIAAYVRSMQREVRKDVAPGRDDHMAVTPGEQNQPVTPPKPGGVASPSSEGRGP, encoded by the coding sequence ATGTCTTCGCTCTCCCGCAGCGCCGTTAGCCTCGCCCTGCTCGGCGCCCTGCTGCTCGCCGCCTGCGAGCGGGAGGAGCGCAGCTACCGTGGCGAGCCGGTGGGGGAGGTCAAGCCCGGCGCCATCGTGCAGGGCACGCTCTACGCCGGCGCTCCCAGCCCACCTCCCCCGCAGAGGCGGGAATATGAGGGCAACGCCTACCACGTCTCGGAAGGCAAGCGCCTGTTCGAATGGTTCAACTGCTCGGGCTGCCACGCCCACGGCGGCGGCGACATCGGACCGCCGCTGATGGACGCGGTGTGGATATACGGCGGGGAGCTGGAGAACATCGCCGCGACCATCGTCGAGGGGCGGCCCAACGGCATGCCGTCCTTCCGCAACAAGATCCCCGACCAGCAATTGTGGCAGATCGCCGCTTATGTCCGCTCCATGCAGCGCGAGGTCCGCAAGGACGTCGCGCCCGGCCGCGACGATCACATGGCCGTCACGCCGGGCGAGCAGAACCAGCCCGTGACCCCACCGAAGCCGGGTGGCGTGGCCTCTCCGTCGTCGGAAGGACGCGGGCCATGA
- the coxB gene encoding cytochrome c oxidase subunit II encodes MRGPPVPLPRPGRVVPFLVLTACSGPQSMLDPAGGQAARIGVMGWILLAGCAFVYTVVLLWLLWALARRHRWVEPGGTLPRQAGGERRLTNGLAVWVAGTVLILFVFVTASYAVDKSLTHLANREEVVVEVEGKQWWWTVRYPNDDPSRSITTANEIHLPVGVPVRVKLKAADVIHSLWIPNLHGKMDLIPGRDNELFLTADREGTFRGQCAEFCGLQHAHMALDVIVHSRAAFDAWKEAQLAPAPAPTDEAQARGQALFLTSACTMCHGIRGTPASASVAPDLTHLASRRSIAAGALPYNRGNLAGWIADPQRIKPGNHMPLVGVPPSDLQALVAYLDSLK; translated from the coding sequence ATGAGAGGGCCGCCCGTTCCCTTGCCGAGACCGGGGAGGGTTGTTCCCTTCCTCGTCCTGACCGCCTGCTCCGGCCCGCAATCCATGCTGGACCCGGCGGGCGGGCAGGCCGCGCGGATCGGCGTGATGGGGTGGATTCTCCTCGCCGGCTGCGCCTTCGTCTATACCGTCGTCCTGCTCTGGCTGCTGTGGGCGCTGGCGCGGCGGCACCGCTGGGTGGAGCCGGGCGGAACTCTGCCGCGTCAGGCCGGGGGCGAGCGGCGGCTGACCAACGGGCTGGCCGTGTGGGTCGCCGGCACGGTGCTGATCCTGTTCGTCTTCGTCACGGCGAGCTACGCCGTGGACAAGAGCCTCACCCACCTCGCCAACCGGGAGGAGGTCGTCGTCGAAGTGGAGGGGAAGCAGTGGTGGTGGACCGTCCGCTATCCCAACGACGACCCCAGCCGCAGCATCACCACGGCCAACGAGATCCACCTGCCGGTCGGCGTGCCGGTGCGGGTCAAGCTGAAGGCGGCTGACGTCATCCACAGCCTGTGGATTCCGAACCTGCACGGCAAGATGGACCTGATCCCCGGCCGGGACAACGAACTGTTCCTGACCGCCGACCGCGAAGGGACCTTCCGCGGCCAGTGCGCGGAGTTCTGCGGGCTTCAGCACGCGCACATGGCGCTGGACGTGATCGTCCACTCCCGAGCGGCGTTCGACGCCTGGAAGGAGGCGCAGCTGGCGCCCGCTCCCGCCCCCACGGACGAGGCGCAGGCGCGTGGGCAGGCCCTGTTCCTCACCTCCGCCTGCACGATGTGCCATGGCATCCGCGGCACGCCGGCCTCGGCCTCCGTGGCGCCGGACCTGACGCATCTGGCAAGCCGGCGGAGCATCGCCGCGGGCGCCCTGCCGTACAACCGGGGAAATCTCGCCGGCTGGATCGCCGACCCGCAGCGCATCAAGCCCGGCAACCACATGCCGCTGGTGGGCGTGCCGCCATCGGACCTGCAGGCGCTCGTCGCCTACCTCGACAGCCTGAAGTGA
- a CDS encoding glucose 1-dehydrogenase, protein MNTIPQAPLILITGGGRGMGAATARLAAAQGYDVAISFVANESAARAVAADVEALGRRALPVRADSADPAQVTQLFAAIDREFGRIDVLVNNAAVLARQSRTEDLDFERMQRIFAVNAIGPILCAQQAAKRMSYRHNGRGGVVINISSASARLGSPNEYVDYAASKGALETFTTGFAKEVAREGIRVNCIRPGHIYTDMHASGGEPGRVDRVKDSIPMGRGGQPEEVARAILWLASAEASFITGTFLDVTGGK, encoded by the coding sequence ATGAACACCATCCCTCAGGCGCCGCTGATTCTGATAACGGGCGGCGGGCGTGGCATGGGCGCGGCGACCGCACGGCTTGCCGCCGCCCAGGGCTACGATGTCGCAATCAGCTTCGTCGCCAACGAGTCCGCGGCCCGTGCGGTGGCGGCGGATGTGGAAGCTCTGGGGCGCCGGGCTTTGCCCGTGCGCGCCGACAGCGCGGACCCGGCGCAGGTCACCCAACTGTTCGCCGCGATCGACCGGGAGTTCGGCCGGATCGACGTCCTGGTCAACAACGCCGCGGTGCTTGCGCGGCAGTCCCGGACCGAGGATCTCGACTTCGAGCGGATGCAGCGCATTTTCGCGGTCAACGCGATCGGCCCGATCCTCTGCGCGCAGCAGGCAGCGAAGCGCATGTCGTATCGCCACAACGGGCGGGGCGGCGTGGTGATCAACATCTCATCGGCATCGGCCCGGCTCGGCAGTCCAAACGAATATGTCGACTACGCCGCCTCGAAGGGTGCCCTTGAAACCTTCACGACCGGCTTCGCCAAGGAGGTCGCGCGGGAGGGCATCCGCGTCAACTGCATCCGCCCCGGGCACATCTACACGGACATGCATGCGAGCGGCGGAGAGCCGGGACGGGTGGATCGAGTCAAGGACTCGATCCCCATGGGACGAGGCGGTCAGCCCGAGGAGGTCGCGCGGGCGATCCTATGGCTGGCGAGCGCCGAGGCCTCCTTCATCACCGGCACGTTCCTCGATGTCACCGGCGGCAAGTGA
- the ctaD gene encoding cytochrome c oxidase subunit I, protein MGPRDGVSSSELRDGPSLAEEDTMRRLERTWGTPPGLWGWLTTVDHKRIGRRYIATGFVFFLVGGVLALLMRLQLAQPENTLVGPDRYNQLFSMHGTTMMFLFAVPIMEAMAVYLVPLMVGTRNIAFPRLNAFSYWVYLFGGVMIVVAFLMNTGPETGWFSYVPLAGPEYSPGKRTDFWAQMITFTEVAALAVAVEIIVTVFKMRAPGMGLNRIPLFVWSMLVTSFMVIFAMPAVMLASSFLIMDRLVSTQFFNPAEGGDPLLWQHLFWFFGHPEVYIIFLPALGMVSSIVAAMARRPVFGHVPMVLALVATAFLGFGLWVHHMFATGLPHLASGYFTAASMMIAIPSGIQIFCWIATLWDGRPQWTVPLLFIVGFIVIFVLGGLTGVMQASVPFDLQVHDSYFVVAHFHYVLIGGAVFPLFGAFYFWFPKITGRMLGERLGRWNFWLFFIGFNVAFFPMHLLGMMGMPRRVYTYPAELGWADLNLTATLGALLIAASVALFLVNVLVSLRGGRIAGPNPWNAGTLEWATASPPPSYNFAHIPVVEGLEPLWDKAGPLGMVHGLRVEEREVLLTTVLDAHPDLREPSPRPTIWPLLSALAVTVLFIGSIFTPWALVWGAVPLAVGLVGWFWPKRRHTPPEPVVES, encoded by the coding sequence ATGGGTCCCAGGGATGGCGTCTCCTCCTCCGAACTCCGCGACGGCCCCTCCCTTGCTGAGGAGGACACCATGCGCCGGCTGGAGCGGACCTGGGGCACGCCGCCCGGGCTGTGGGGGTGGCTGACCACGGTGGACCACAAGCGGATCGGGCGGCGCTACATCGCCACCGGCTTCGTCTTCTTTCTGGTGGGCGGCGTCCTCGCCCTGCTGATGCGGCTGCAACTGGCGCAGCCGGAAAACACGCTGGTCGGGCCGGACCGCTACAACCAGCTCTTCTCCATGCACGGCACGACGATGATGTTCCTGTTCGCCGTGCCGATCATGGAGGCGATGGCGGTCTATCTCGTGCCGCTGATGGTGGGGACGCGCAACATCGCCTTTCCGCGGCTGAACGCCTTCAGCTACTGGGTCTACCTGTTCGGCGGGGTGATGATCGTCGTCGCCTTCCTGATGAACACGGGGCCGGAGACCGGCTGGTTCAGCTACGTGCCGCTGGCCGGTCCGGAATATTCGCCCGGCAAGCGCACCGACTTCTGGGCGCAGATGATCACCTTCACCGAAGTGGCGGCCCTGGCCGTCGCCGTGGAGATCATCGTCACCGTCTTCAAGATGCGCGCGCCGGGCATGGGCCTGAACCGCATCCCGCTGTTCGTCTGGTCGATGCTGGTGACCTCCTTCATGGTCATCTTCGCCATGCCCGCGGTGATGCTGGCCAGCAGCTTCCTGATCATGGACCGGCTGGTCAGCACGCAGTTCTTCAACCCGGCGGAAGGCGGCGACCCGCTGCTGTGGCAGCACCTGTTCTGGTTCTTCGGTCATCCGGAGGTCTACATCATCTTCCTGCCGGCGCTCGGCATGGTGTCGAGCATCGTCGCCGCCATGGCACGGCGGCCGGTGTTCGGGCACGTGCCCATGGTGCTGGCGCTGGTCGCCACCGCCTTTCTCGGCTTCGGGCTGTGGGTCCACCACATGTTCGCGACCGGCCTGCCGCACCTCGCCAGCGGCTATTTCACGGCGGCGAGCATGATGATCGCCATCCCCAGCGGCATCCAGATCTTCTGCTGGATCGCCACCCTGTGGGACGGCCGGCCGCAATGGACGGTGCCGCTGCTCTTCATCGTGGGCTTCATCGTTATCTTCGTGCTGGGCGGGCTGACCGGCGTCATGCAGGCCTCCGTCCCCTTCGACCTCCAGGTGCACGACAGCTATTTCGTCGTGGCGCATTTCCATTACGTGCTGATCGGCGGGGCGGTCTTCCCGCTGTTCGGGGCCTTCTATTTCTGGTTTCCCAAGATCACCGGCCGGATGCTGGGGGAACGGTTGGGGCGCTGGAATTTCTGGCTGTTCTTCATCGGCTTCAACGTCGCCTTCTTCCCCATGCATCTGCTGGGCATGATGGGCATGCCGCGCCGCGTCTACACCTACCCGGCGGAGCTGGGCTGGGCGGACCTGAACCTGACGGCCACGCTCGGCGCCCTGCTGATCGCGGCCAGCGTGGCGCTGTTCCTCGTCAACGTGCTGGTCAGCCTGCGCGGCGGCCGCATCGCCGGCCCGAACCCGTGGAACGCCGGCACGCTGGAGTGGGCGACCGCCTCGCCGCCGCCCAGCTACAACTTCGCCCACATACCCGTCGTAGAGGGGCTGGAGCCGCTGTGGGACAAGGCCGGACCGCTCGGCATGGTCCACGGCCTGCGGGTGGAGGAGCGCGAGGTATTGCTGACCACCGTCCTGGACGCGCATCCCGACCTGCGGGAGCCCTCGCCACGCCCGACCATCTGGCCGCTGCTGTCCGCCCTGGCGGTGACGGTGCTGTTCATCGGTTCGATCTTCACGCCATGGGCGCTGGTCTGGGGGGCGGTGCCGCTGGCGGTCGGGCTGGTCGGCTGGTTCTGGCCGAAGCGGCGCCACACCCCTCCGGAACCGGTGGTGGAATCATGA
- the lipA gene encoding lipoyl synthase, which translates to MPASPTALVHQAEKPAWLRARAPSTGANEDTRALVRRHALHTVCEEAACPNIGECWSKRHATVMILGSVCTRACAFCNVATGRPDALDPQEPDRLAEAVLELGLRHVVITSVDRDDLPDGGARQFVRCIERVRAVSPTTTIEILTPDFRNKTGAIETVADARPDVFNHNLETVPRLYATVRPGARYYHSLRLLDQAKNRHPEIFTKSGIMLGLGEERAEVLQVMDDLRVAGVDFLTIGQYLRPTPRHHPVARYAPPGEFAEYERVARAKGFRMVSASPLTRSSYHAEQDFAALVRSAGQPIPTGR; encoded by the coding sequence ATGCCCGCGTCACCCACTGCGCTTGTTCATCAGGCCGAGAAGCCGGCTTGGCTTCGGGCCCGCGCGCCGTCCACCGGTGCCAATGAGGACACCCGCGCCCTCGTTCGCCGGCATGCCCTGCACACGGTCTGCGAGGAGGCCGCCTGTCCCAACATCGGCGAATGCTGGAGCAAGCGGCACGCGACGGTGATGATCCTGGGCAGCGTGTGCACGCGGGCCTGCGCCTTCTGCAACGTGGCGACCGGACGGCCCGACGCGCTCGATCCACAGGAACCGGACCGCCTGGCGGAGGCGGTTCTGGAACTCGGCCTGCGTCATGTGGTCATCACCTCGGTGGACCGCGACGACCTGCCGGACGGCGGAGCCCGGCAGTTCGTGCGTTGCATTGAACGGGTCCGCGCCGTCTCGCCCACGACGACGATCGAGATCCTGACTCCCGACTTCCGCAACAAGACGGGAGCCATCGAGACCGTCGCCGATGCCCGGCCGGACGTCTTCAACCACAACCTGGAAACCGTGCCCCGCCTGTACGCGACGGTGCGGCCGGGGGCGCGCTACTATCACTCGTTGCGCCTTCTCGATCAGGCCAAAAACCGGCACCCGGAGATCTTCACCAAATCCGGCATCATGCTGGGCCTTGGCGAGGAGCGCGCCGAGGTGCTTCAGGTCATGGACGATCTGCGGGTGGCGGGCGTCGATTTCCTGACCATCGGCCAGTATCTGCGGCCCACGCCGCGCCACCACCCGGTGGCGCGCTACGCCCCGCCGGGGGAGTTCGCCGAATACGAACGAGTAGCACGGGCCAAGGGTTTCCGGATGGTTTCGGCAAGCCCGCTGACCCGCTCCTCCTACCACGCCGAACAGGACTTCGCGGCGTTGGTGCGAAGCGCAGGGCAACCGATCCCAACAGGGCGGTGA